The DNA window TCAACACCAGGCGAAAGCAAGACACCCTGCAGGAATAGAACATGAAAAAGAGCCACTGAACAGGGAAAACCCGCAGAAGAGCGGGCCCTACATCCATGAGGGACTCGATACAAAGTCCCAGATCAATGCCACTATCGAACCAAAAAGTGGAGCTAAGGGGACTCGAACCCCTGACCCCCACACTGCCAGTGTGGTGCGCTACCAGCTGCGCCATAGCCCCGAGTGGTTGCTGTCAGGTTTGCCTGACTGCCTGAACGAAGTTACACCACTGGCGTGTCGGCAACCAAATCGCCTCGATTCGGGGGGTAGCGGAGGGGGTCGTTCGAACGTAGACTCGAACATATGTTCGATCGCGATGATCTCTCATCAGTGGACTTCGGGACCATGAGTGACGAGGGGCTGATCGAAGCCCTACGGGCGGCGCACGGACGGGCTGCGGTGGCGCAGGCCGCCGAGGTGTTCGCGGTGCGGGAGCTGTATCGGCGGCATCGGGCCGAGAGTGCGGAGCCGGGGCCCGACGGGGTGCGGGCCGGGGAGTTCGCGGCCAGTGAGGCGGCGGTGGCGTTGCAGATCGATGAAGGGACGGCGGGGGCACTGATCGATATCGGTCTGGCGCTGGAGGATTCGTTGCCGCGGACGCGGGCGGCGTTCGCGGCGGGGCGGATAGATCTGGCGAAGGTTCGGGTGATCGTGGATAACACCCGGGCGGTGGCCAGGGAGGTGTTGGACGTGCTGGAGCCGCGACTGCTCGAGGCGGCGGGGCGGAACAATGCGGTGCGGTTGCGACAGGCGGCGCGGCGGTGGGCGGCCCGGCTGGATCCCGGTGGGGTGCAGCGGCGGCGCGAGTTGCGACAGGATGAGCGGGACGTGCGGCTGCGCGCGGTACAGGACAGTATGGCGGTGTTCGACGGGTTGCTACCCGCGCCCGGGGCGCAGACCGTGGCGATGCGCTTGCGGGAGATGAGCATGCAGGTGTGCGCGTCGGATCCGCGCAGCATGCCGCAGCGGCGGGCCGACGCGTTGGTGGCGCTGGCGGATGGGTCGGGTCGGCTGCGATGCCATTGCGAGCGTGGTGAGCGCTGTCCGAAGTTCGGGGTGCCGATCGCGCGGCCGCGCAGACCGTTGATCCAAATCGGGATTCCCGCCGATACCCTGCTCGGCATACAGGACGCACCCGCCTTTCTGGCCGGCTACGGACCGATCGATGCGGCACTCGCCCGGCTGCTCGCCGAACACGCACGATTCCAAGTGATTCCGGAAGACTCCGCCGCCGAGGACGAGCCGGCCGCCGCGGAGGAGGAGGCAGCGCAATGGCGGCCGCCGCCGCGACTGGCCCGTGAGGTACGGGC is part of the Nocardia sp. NBC_00565 genome and encodes:
- a CDS encoding HNH endonuclease signature motif containing protein, which gives rise to MFDRDDLSSVDFGTMSDEGLIEALRAAHGRAAVAQAAEVFAVRELYRRHRAESAEPGPDGVRAGEFAASEAAVALQIDEGTAGALIDIGLALEDSLPRTRAAFAAGRIDLAKVRVIVDNTRAVAREVLDVLEPRLLEAAGRNNAVRLRQAARRWAARLDPGGVQRRRELRQDERDVRLRAVQDSMAVFDGLLPAPGAQTVAMRLREMSMQVCASDPRSMPQRRADALVALADGSGRLRCHCERGERCPKFGVPIARPRRPLIQIGIPADTLLGIQDAPAFLAGYGPIDAALARLLAEHARFQVIPEDSAAEDEPAAAEEEAAQWRPPPRLAREVRAVDGMCRFPGCVMPAAESELDHNRPFDQQRPDRGGRTIRTDLAVLCSRHHRLKTLADDESLPWRTWRADLDRLQWTAPTGDIHTTVREGARYLFPRTDTDAPVAPYTGQHRAEPTDAPTAEFPITDRRIAADIAYPLDGYIVVHGQLRRIRPEDEIPDDEPRATQTPGR